The DNA sequence CCGCGGGCAGCGTCACGCTGGCCATCGCGCTGGGCGTCGCCGGGCTGGTGCTGTTCGTCGCGGTCCGTTACGGGCGGGTGATCTCCCGGTTCGTCTCCAGCGACGACCCGGAGAAGCTGCTGCTCGTCGTCCTCGGCCTGACCCTGCTGGTGGCCGGGCTGGCCCAGCAGTTGCAGGTGTCGGCGGCCGTCGGCGCGTTCCTGGTCGGCATCGCCCTGTCCGGGGAGGTCGCCGAGGGCGCCCACAACCTGCTGGCACCGCTGCGGGACCTGTTCGCCGCGGTGTTCTTCGTCTTCTTCGGCCTGCACACCGACCCCGAGTCGATCCCGCCGGTGATCCTGCCCGCCCTCGCGCTCGCCGTCGTCACCGCGCTGACGAAGATCGCCACCGGCTACTGGGCCGCCCACCGGGCCGGGATCTCCCCCAAGGGCCGCTGGCGCGCGGGCGGCACCCTGGTCGCCCGGGGCGAGTTCTCCATCGTCATCGCCGGGCTCGCGGTCACCGCCGGCATCGAACCGGACCTCGGCCCGCTCGCCACGGCGTACGTCCTGGTCCTGGTCGTCCTCGGCCCGCTCACCGCCCGCTACACCGAGCCCATCGCCCTGTGGCTGACCGCCCGCCGCACCGCGTCCGCGGACACACCGCC is a window from the Streptomyces capillispiralis genome containing:
- a CDS encoding cation:proton antiporter — encoded protein: MHSSATFLIEFGAIILGLGLLGRLAGRLQFSPIPLYLLAGLAFGEGGLLPLGASEEFVAIGAEIGVILLLLMLGLEYTASDLVSNLKTQYPAGLVDMALNALPGAALALLLGWGPVAAVVLAGVTWISSSGVIAKVLGDLGRLGNRETPVILSILVLEDLAMAVYLPIITALLAGVSLAAGSVTLAIALGVAGLVLFVAVRYGRVISRFVSSDDPEKLLLVVLGLTLLVAGLAQQLQVSAAVGAFLVGIALSGEVAEGAHNLLAPLRDLFAAVFFVFFGLHTDPESIPPVILPALALAVVTALTKIATGYWAAHRAGISPKGRWRAGGTLVARGEFSIVIAGLAVTAGIEPDLGPLATAYVLVLVVLGPLTARYTEPIALWLTARRTASADTPPAHGAVPAAKTLEPVDDGGVDR